The genomic stretch AGTGAGACTCTGCAATAACGTATGGGAAACCACACATTGAGGTGCCATTCGGGACACCACGAGGCACTACTAATCGAGCTTTCCCGGCTTGTTAGAAGCAGAGCCCACAGACCTCAGATGCACAGGCGACGCAATTGGCGAACGCAGATGGCAGAGGAGGATAGCAAGCATCTCATGTATCATGGGATTCCCGATGACGTATTGAGCCTGCTAGAAAACAAGGTGTCCAACCAAAGTCCTTCTGTTTCGGTGGGTACACTGCCCTGCCTGTTCCAGCGGAACAATTCGGGGCAGTTACATCGCACTGTCTGATGTTCACCCTGTGTGGTATTTCGACCAACTGGAAAGGGGTTGTTGCATATCACTACACAGGCAATGTTCACGTCTTGGCACTTTCCGTTCCTGTTCATAGCTGCTCACATAAATTATGCTTTTTATGATAGTCTGTACAGTCATAGACTGCATTTTTTGCACGGACACATGGAATCATTTCTCATAACTCCTATGAGAAGTTCAGTACCATCCAAGTATACAACACTGATTATTCACTGGAACTCTAGGACCATTTTACAGATAGATTTACATGTAGCTCTTCGTAgccttgtttttttcttcttctttgtgcgTGCTCATAATTACGTTATCCAGGAGCCCACATTCCAAGCTGCTACCAATCAGTGAGAGAACAGCGTAAATTATGTAAATTATGATTGCGTATGAGACCCTTTCTTTAAGGGTTATATCAAGGCGGCCCCTAACTTTTGCCTTGCTCCTTTACAATAAACCTATCCCCCATATaacgaaagaaaaacaggaaaagaaaaactgctAACCTACAACTTGAACTCTACCTGCAATCGTGAAACACTATGAGTCACACTAAGGAGAGAGTACGCGGTTATGTAACGAATTTATTCATTTAAACGTATGTGAAGACTGCACATCGTGAAATAAACGGGAAAATTTCAGGCCATGCGATACTTTCCATCGCCAAAATGTTTATGACTCAGTCGCTGTAGCTTCAGGGTGAAGCGTTACTCTGATTGTGATGGCGTCGTTAAGGAGATGACCGCCCTTGTTAGCAGCTTCGTGCGTCACGATCTCATTGTAGCCACAACCTTTGTTGCACCCTTCGTCCCTCTTCTTGACAGCGTTCGGACACAGAATAAGCTTATCCTGTGACACTACCTTGTGTATGTCTTTCGTTGGGTCCCTCGAGTGGATAACGGAGAGGGTATAACTAGATCTGAATGGCCAGTGCAGAAGCGAGTCCCTCGAGCCAGAGCAAAGATGTAAGTAAGCACCTATCCATATATTGTGTTTCCGAGCGGAGACACCGAGCTCGAGTGCAGCTGTGTAACCACCGATGACAAACTTTTCGCTCCAGATACTACTATCTTTTCCCGACGCTCTTGACTTCGCAATGTGTTCTGTAATATTTTGTACGTGGAAAAACACAGTGGGGTAGGCTGATCTCACTGTGCTCAGCCTCTCGGTAGGTCCTTCTATTGTAGTCTTTACCTTCCCAACGAGAGATTCTACTTGTTCCAGCCTAGTTAAAACGTTCCCAGCAATGTTCTTGATGGAAGTTGAAATAGCACCGATATCACGTTTCAGGTTTCGAATTTCTTCTGGAATTTCGCTTTGAATTTTCGTGAGAGTATTCTTTGTGGCCATGGCCGAAGAGACCAGTGGGTACACACTTTCTTGAATATGTGAAAATGATGCGCACGTCTCATTTAAATTAGATCTTTCCAGGTGTTCCAGAGTCCCATTCATTTCTCTTCTCAGTTCTGCAACGTGTGCCCTTTGCTCGTGGATCAGTGGTTCTATTTTCTTACACGTTTCAGTTACGAAGTTGCTGGaatgcctgatgaacttcgAGTCATCACGAAGCTGCTCAGCAACTGCCTCCATTCTGGTGAACCTGCCAATATTTTGCTTTTCGGACAGCTCAAGCTTGCGGCTAAGATCTTCAAGTGAGCCAGCAACCACTCTAGAAACGCTATTCGCTATCTCGGTCGACGTATTTTGTGACGTCTTCATATGGAATGAAGAATCCGTGTAGTGCTGCAGCTCTGCTCTCAGTTTGTCTGACCTTCGGTTGCGGTCTTGCCCAGACAAGTTCAAACTGGGGTCACTATTCCGGATGTCTTGCCTGAACAGTTTACTGGGTGCTGTTACGGCTGCTTTTATTGCAACTAGTTTGTCCGTGGATTCCTTTTCCAATCTAATAAGGCGCAACGAAAGATCTTGAAGATGACCAGGAACTGACTCAATCTTGCTTAAACCTCTCATGTTCTCTGTCCTAAGCGTATCGAGGCGTTGTAAAATTTCTGTCCTCTGTTCCTCGATGCCGTTCGACAGGCGTTGTATGCTTTGCGACAACGTTTTAACGGTGTCCGTAAGGTCGAGTACGACTTGGGCCAGCATATCAGCGGAGACTGTTCCCGTACGCTGGACAGGCGAAGAACCGTCACTAGCTGTTTGATTAGCGTCCAATACTGGCTGCTTTTCTGTCACGATATTTTGCATCTGCTTCGATGTCATGGTTTGTGCGTCGGAACTTCCGACGTTAAAGTTGATGTGCTGAAGGGCTCCTGTTTCCTCAGTCTTCAATGTGTCCGCACGACCCTGAAAGTGTAACAAAACGTTATTTCTAGTTTGGATACAATTATCGCAACCACAGAAAAATGTCTGTATCGGTCACTGGCGTAGCATTTGAAAGAGCACCTCACACCGTACCTTTATTAGCGCAAATTAGAAGTTCAAAGCTGTCCGTTTCTGGACATGGTTCCACGTAATGAACCTGGTCGATACGTGCACTTTTTTACATTTCGACGTCAGCTGAATATGGTTGTGTACCCAGTGCGATTACACATACGCACAACGCAGGAAGTGCCATCCAATTTTGTCCAACACGTAATACAAACATTTAGCCCTTCATTATTTTGTGGGCATGTGGCGTCACTATTAGAGTTCAGAGCCCGGGATCCCGAAATCCCGCTATAGCGGAGAACAATACTCAGTAGCATAAAACTCCCACGAAATCAGAAAGAGTCTTCCAATCCTATAAcaagaaatattgcagaatctctctctctctctctgcagcatatatctttttcttctttggaTCCTCAAGAATACGTATATTTGAAACGTCAATTTATATACTGACGTTTCAAATATACGTATTCGTGAGCATCCAaagttgaaggcagcgctgactgccgaaacgtcgacagTAGTATAGATAGGTGTCCGGACTCAGACATTGccgccagggcagcgccaccgtcgcacattttcagcctgggctgacttctttcgtcatttttttcaTCTGTGCCGATTTGAATCGcaaattttttcccgctacaacaggtgtgcagtaggcggtttacatgcaagcatagacatgcaaaggatatccatacacaaaagtagaagtgaaaatatatatattaaagtcattagtgtcgggaattatgttatgacagtgtgaaggagaaaaccccagccaaaaaacctgatacagaagaaacacaatacgatacacgtaACAAGGATCATACTTATTACacgtatgatgcaatagcattaaAGGGGTATTAcgcatcatacacaatattttttattagtggtaatcacgcaaCTTTTAGCAACGGTATAGCACATTTagtcaaagaagatatttttaatcaatatggtTACAATCAAAataacaagttttattataaaaagtctcagATTATTAtgtgtgagcaccatagtggagttttaattacaaagttctgatagatgtacgtaacttcaagaacaatagctaaGTTGGGTTGTGCATTCGTATACTGTCgtacatttttcaacctgggccgacttctctagcaatttcttatttttttccagCGTGCGGTGGGTGGTGCGCTGGTGAgggctgtccgggtgcttaccagcgggcggACGGGCTTGGTGCGCCCTTATCGTTGTGCAGTTttcttcctgggccgacttctttggcgagttttccgcctgggccgacttcgttcgcaattttttcaggtgacgcgtgagtggtttacatgcaagtatggTACACacgggtgaggggctgtccaAGTGCCTACCAGCGAGCCGGAGAGCTGGCGCGTGCCCCtatcgttctgtattttttcacctgggccgacttctttggcgatttttccgcttGGGCCGACTttgttcgcaattttttcaggcggcgcgtgagtggtttacatgtaagtagggacatgcacactgtcatcccagtcAGGTGATGATACCATCACACCTGGCCCGACTTTGGCAATTTTtcctcctgggctgacttctttcataattttttcgctacaacagctgcgcaataggcggtttacacgcaagtaggggcatgcacaatGACAACACCGGGGCCGAATtcattcacttttttttttcactctcgGCCGACTCATTCATAATTTTGCCGCTACAACAATTGTGCGGTGGTCGGTTTACATACAAGAAGGAACATGCAAGCCGACAACCCCACCAAGCGATggtgccgtcacacctgggccaacttgattcgcgatttttgcccTTGGCCGccttcattcgtaatttttttccgctacaacaacCGTGCGGTGGATGCTTTACCTGCAAGTACAGTAAAGCCAAATAGttgcaggaattatgttgtaactctgcgtgaaggagaaaaacccagccaaaaaaaatgaaacggaagaaacacaatacacataatcaGGAATATAGGAAGCTAAGTTGAGAGGAAAATTCATCCAAAATAGAAAGCAGAAGGAATGCAACACACTTAATAAataatatgggaagctaagttgactattccaacacgacacaattaatcaatttcttatgattTGAAAAGCACACATGcgaggaaataatgagaaacacaatcaacagctaatagagaaccaaaataatgcaccatccaacacgtaaacaagaggtacacaaaagataaacaattgaaaaacaatctatcaaaacgagaaacatggatgcacttaacactgaatagcagagaaacactctaaacggcgcatctgccaacgcgtaaacaacagacacatgcaggaaaataatatcgaaacaaacaatgaaaacaagaaacatcacaaatttaataaattgaaatggaagtaatctatcttttgaactatcataaaatcatccttacGACCCAATCTAGTCAAACAACATATAATTTtcgtcctactcaggcactataaacattaccttgacagaggtatccaacacATACAGacaagctttacacagtacagccaatctttgctacttgaggtcactctctctctctccctctatacagcccaaggCAAAGAAACTGAacgtcctttgtcaatctatggggcGGGGAAATATCTCTCTCTCACTTTCACATTCTTTCATCCAAatggaaatattcttaggaccggtgtacagaggcgaaatttttttattgatcaactatAGATAGAAATAGACGTTATAATTATTCGCTTCAAGAGCACaacaagaattctatcaaaaacaaacaatagcacgccaAAAAAATTTAAGAACAGACTTCCATCTCACTgtaaactggttttagagagacattatctaagcaaacgagaaatattatcgatggaacaataacaacaagaataaatgatgacgatgagatggggtgtttcaccgcggtggtgcggtaccctaccccattgcacgggaacgttatgtgaagatgatgaaggaaggatgaaaacacacgAAAGAACTAAAGGGCGTCtgaagcaatccagtggacgacaggaagtccatgaacaggtgaaggacccgacgatggagcccaggatcttcataggggtcAATGAGCGCAGCTAaggtgagcggcctcttgctgatgcGGGCCAGCTCACCACACAATGTCCGCCTTTGCAGGCAGTAGAgtgaacattccataagaaCGTCCTGGGCGGTCGCCACGGCACTGCAGGTGTAACAGAGGCCCGTGTCACAGCATCAGATCATACACTTGAATTGCAGGGTGAAAGCAACATTGTGccggagtctacgcaggagggaggtaaaacGGCGTAGGagacgggcagggaaagaaaacgacagaGTTGGGTCTACGGAATGCATTAGAGACTGAGCcgtgatgtcccggcgccattgctgcagagccaggGGTTGAAACCATGCAGTTAGTAAGGCCCTTCTGTCGCCTCTCGAGAGCACAATGGGCACGGCTGTCGGGGACTCGTGGGCAGCCGttggaaacaatactcaatcaaaacgagaaacgttgcatttaaatgagcagtctaagaccgagaaaaaaaaaagttttttgatcgtgatggaatgtcctatCACTAAATAAGGTTTTCACGCAAAAGATATGAGCGTAGCAGCAAAATATCGCACGCAGCAGTCGATTGATTCTCACGAGTGCGGAGAGCTCTCTCCTTCTCCCGTGGAAGACACGTGAGAAATGACGGGCACCTCCGTCACGATGTGACGTTGTACGTTGCGTCCACTCCTAGGGCTCGCAAGTGACCTCGGCTGCGATCTGACACCGACAATTGACAAGGTGACGGCGGGCTTCTTTCGCGCGCGTTGTTCTGCCGAGAGACGCATGCGCACCAGAAACGGctacctttctttttcttttctgcttttttttttttttacagaacatgGCGTCGGAAACATTGGTCGTCTGATCAGTCtgctatggtgggctagaaggactggtgagccgttcggcggttgtcatatgtacccgccgatgttcctgccgagaaatggcgccaagcgtatctcggcgctatgcgatctaatcgcctctcgcggctcatttcagtgctactcctcacgtgattacacacctgccgttaacccatgagcgtgccttttctttgctctgcatgcaaaatgccccttgagtgtcacctgcaggagcaaacgaatggcacacccagatatcagtgctgacattcgtcggcgcgtccctgtcagccctcgggtctgggacacgtgtactttgataacgataaagacgtgttcgagcagccggttctgcctttgggtagtgatattcgtgatatgtgctcatcgttcctttcatctgagcgacctttaccttccaggttgcgaggtccggtgACGGGGGACTGTGATACACATGTTTAAGTCAACGATTTGAggcttgtttgtatctgtcccttctatgtgttccagcctcagaacatcagtttctctcatgtttaagtcggtggtgggctataagcgtgagatatacgttaactgcagctaaccaacggaagcgatagaattgtacagtctgcatatgagcagtcagtaaagggaaggaatccggaagacaaaggggacgacacgaaaatataacgatttatacatttatttcagaatactggtTCCAGAAGTAACCTTGGAAGGAGTAGGGAACGTacattaattatataatatatacacataatacactcgtgcagtggcgacaattcgaaagaaacccgcaaaagagacgcagcaaaggggtgacaagttaccttcgcgaacgtgacgatcggtaacacgagtgttctatataccggtagtctgacctaagcagtagcataatgaagtgttcttctgagatagaagaggctttctcttgactgtgatgcctattaagtgcacgtgaaaattccatctaaaatcggacgggacggcgaccccaagatatttgtactaagctcccttgcaagtatactatgatgttggcaaagcctttgttctacatataacagcatagacacagttttgtcggtgttcaaattgatttgcaatttgtaacaccactcgttgatgtgttctaaactgctttgcaaaggtgcgtaatataaggcgaacaaggtgagccataagcaaagcacacagaaaaaaaagaaagaaagagagagagagaacgatcggcatattgaggacgcacgttcagacatccctatgtttttcggaatatatcgcgcgatatgttacgcagtcatcagcgaataaacatgctttacaattaatgttacttaacatatcgtgcatatagacaagaaacagcaaaagtctcaagactgactcctgtcgtataccccaggtatatggggttcgatcagacagggaatcagtcccgaagccaatccatgatcttggtattatgtgtcagctttctatagggtacgtacacggtcaaatgccctggagagatgcaaaaccaatatttcaatttgtaggttattatataaagcaaatgcaaagtcgtggatgaaatcaaacagggccatgacagcggagtagcccccacgaaagatatgctgcaaggaatgctgttacttgatcatgatgttaattgtttccaaaagatgtgctttagcaattcacaaaagctggaaagaagagaaaattcgaaACCAAAGTCGGGACTCCTGCCTTATGTATCGGTTTTATACGAGCGCATTTCCATTCGTTCGGGACAGTCCCTTCGTTCAGCGATATCTGGAAACTAATTttgaggaattgcgcagcttactcggcgtaccttctaagaaaatcattcggaatattgtcttgcccagaagaccacaatatcgcgtcctgaagtaatcagtcccgagactttttggactagcatatccacttttttcctttgccaatctacccgcagaagacttcttcatatttacctcccacagtggcataataagaaatagagatacaagtgctgctttaaagtaatgtcatactaataataattcgggactTTAAGTTGTGCGACAACGGTGATAGATCAATTAGGAGTTTCCCACATCTTCTATATaatctgttctctgctgtgcgtcattttgttcctcttttgctcgatactttgagtagtcatatgccaaatttgctgggagtacgcaacaaagacgtagctataatatttctttttagtctcacttaatttcctcatttcctccttcagtgccttcgtcaaacctgaaaccagggttaccgaattttgtttatgcgacgtttaagatgCTAAGCTTCGCGTGTCAGCCATGGTCCTTAAGTGTAAACCTTGTCTTTTTagttttccccgtttttttcctttatctttccttccttctctttttcgtttttcccatttttttggaatagcaagccggctctttgcctggctagcctttccttctttttttttcttaataaacatattaccccctccccctgtaaggcttcttggacacgaactttcttgtggacatgtgtacagtggccttgaaaaaaTTTCAGGCCATATTAACATTTCTCGAGATGCTACAGACCCAATTAAAATTTGTACAAGGATCTGCCCAAGAAATATCGTGGAATATCTGGATTTTAGGTCTGTCAtgcttaaattttatatggtgcatctcaagaaccatcttgtgatctgaatgtcaaccgagtacttggcagtcccatttcgagtgaagggtgttaggcaccaggaacagatcaCGTATTGAGGCAGAAGACTCTTGACTTCTAGTGTACctcatagcaaaaggcaatatcaagtagtgcattttcatttatgaagtctcaaactccggttggggtttcctaatttacacttcaacatggggccatatactgaacaatcatgacattatatccttaaccgtggtcaatgtcaataggtttcatttgtaactatgttacaccctttttaatataacctgatgatggcggtgatgaggtaacagaaaaagatgggatatgagtcgcgacagagtcggggccacaccaggacgcctacaagcgacgaaaatgcaaacagatgcacatacggtgaacggatcaattgcaaaatgtaggacaaaggtCTCAGAACGAGTGAAGGTAGTATGACACGAGTaatatggcggggggggggggacacaaAGCGGGCACTTAGCAAGTCATAGGGAACATTTATATTACGCTTTTCAACTTGAATCTTTATAATCTATAATGACGGCATTAAGGCTGTCGGTTGTGGGCCacaaacccaggtggcgaatttccccatttatcatcatcagtgtattcgttgttattgtataatgtcacgctagcagcgctcttaagccgctcaatcagtggataaaatgAGTTTAACATGATGGTCAAGGGACCCTTTGTATaacatcaattccattcaagcattttcggttaataatacaagtgtggcattttttcttctctctctctctctctctctctctcgttttgcAGATCGCAAAACACCGCAGAGTTTTTAAGCAAGCGTAAAAAATTCTGAATAGGCAGAATGATAtatctgcctatttttttactttacttACTTACTTTTTTACTTGTACgcttacttaaaactcgaagaaatggtcacccGCGTTGTCGAATGCATTTTGGCAACATACCGGGCAACGTTTCCCGGACACcgttccgaaaccgaacgcgatttggcgcccgacgcgttaacgcggcaccccacgtgagcgtgttgctttctccCGAAAACCGGTTCGTCGACGCaggtgaccatttcttcgagacTTAAGTAaacttcgttcgaaaaatattcgtaacttgtAATATCCGCGACATAGACAATTCATATtacgttatagtgtatatagaaaatatcaatccattcgattaaattctctgtcgtcatgaaagagttcttaaaaccttcgcgtgtcaaaatgagccagctaaagcttgcgtattgtgaaattgcACTTtgtacaactcagttcgtaaattgttGCACCCGTTcaaatttaattaaacacttactgatgtgtgatagtctccactgctccggaatgtgatctgataaattttagcaattaatgtacaaacaaatagcTTGTATACCATGTGTGACTATATATACAGATTTTTAATCtgtatctttaaaaaatgtaagaaagagtgtacagttttgactgaAAATTTCAACAGGGGTCTTTggtgtggagtttgcgttttgtctcattatgagctaaaatcttctaaaattaaattatgccctttccatttgtagtgcctcatatgccatgacataatgaatagactcatagtgtttcagtatggctaatgaaaccTCTGTGTGATTCTGTGTTTCTGTGTGatctgtgctgctttggttaagtttgcaaaactAATATTTACTTATTACAATTATATATCTTCCagtgtgtttatgcatagtacacgtcttcattgtatagtggttaaacatttctgatgacagttgtgtgattcgattctcccaaaatctgattgcaaTTCTATGCCTTgttgattagaattgtagactgcGCCTGGACGTCATacttgtccatcacttgcatcgcgtcatttgagaATAGATTCGTTTCGACATATATTGTCAGCTGTCCAATCGATGAGAAATATACACACCaagcaatttaattcataaaataagctttcgcaaaatattagtgatcctcttttgtaaacaaagattgatgcaacatgcctctaaatttcaattagcgattcttcttctACAATTTTATCCTTCGGATGTCGgggttgtatagagtgtggtcgtgtaaactCTCCtagattgccagcgctgattccatgcgaggatccttgtacatagtgtggaataaac from Ornithodoros turicata isolate Travis chromosome 4, ASM3712646v1, whole genome shotgun sequence encodes the following:
- the LOC135393223 gene encoding uncharacterized protein LOC135393223, which encodes MLQVHYTLMVALVIVCHTSEAKQSAGAAHGRADTLKTEETGALQHINFNVGSSDAQTMTSKQMQNIVTEKQPVLDANQTASDGSSPVQRTGTVSADMLAQVVLDLTDTVKTLSQSIQRLSNGIEEQRTEILQRLDTLRTENMRGLSKIESVPGHLQDLSLRLIRLEKESTDKLVAIKAAVTAPSKLFRQDIRNSDPSLNLSGQDRNRRSDKLRAELQHYTDSSFHMKTSQNTSTEIANSVSRVVAGSLEDLSRKLELSEKQNIGRFTRMEAVAEQLRDDSKFIRHSSNFVTETCKKIEPLIHEQRAHVAELRREMNGTLEHLERSNLNETCASFSHIQESVYPLVSSAMATKNTLTKIQSEIPEEIRNLKRDIGAISTSIKNIAGNVLTRLEQVESLVGKVKTTIEGPTERLSTVRSAYPTVFFHVQNITEHIAKSRASGKDSSIWSEKFVIGGYTAALELGVSARKHNIWIGAYLHLCSGSRDSLLHWPFRSSYTLSVIHSRDPTKDIHKVVSQDKLILCPNAVKKRDEGCNKGCGYNEIVTHEAANKGGHLLNDAITIRVTLHPEATATES